A window of the Hypanus sabinus isolate sHypSab1 chromosome 25, sHypSab1.hap1, whole genome shotgun sequence genome harbors these coding sequences:
- the LOC132381239 gene encoding general transcription factor II-I repeat domain-containing protein 2-like: MVDMTAHLNTLNTALQGKGRTALHMLEDVLAFERKLTVLARDLQKGTLSHFPNLREFKQGHDMIISEYLHSAIIAMQTSFGKRFCEFREEKNTLSFPVTPLSIDPSLLNTTALAGVSQPDLEMELADIADKDIWVSKFRRLTADLEDVARQKAVLAQKHKWSDIENLTDDSLRSCVKMKVTSYSPDVQTLCAEVQEQKSH; the protein is encoded by the coding sequence atggtagacatgacagcgcacctgaacacgctgaacacagctcttcaggggaaaggacgtacagccctgcacatgttggaggatgttttggcattcgagcgcaagttgacagtgcttgccagagatttacagaaaggcactttgtctcacttccccaatttgagagagttcaaacaaggtcacgacatgataatttcggagtatttacattctgcaatcatcgcaatgcaaacatcgtttgggaaacgcttctgtgagttcagagaggaaaaaaacacattatccttcccggtcactcccttaagcatcgatccttccctactgaatacgactgcattggcaggtgtgagtcaacctgatcttgagatggaactggccgacatagccgacaaagacatatgggtgtccaagtttagacgcttgacagcagaccttgaagatgttgcccgtcagaaggccgttcttgctcagaaacacaaatggagtgatattgaaaacctcacagatgacagcttgcgatcctgtgtaaagatgaaggtgacatcatacagccctgatgtgcagacgctgtgcgctgaggtccaggagcagaaatcccattaa